ATCgtataaacatgttttatttagaatatattttgtagagGCCCGAGGCTGTTGCCCCGGATGCCCTAAATCCGGCCCTCCTCTCATGGCTATCTGTCCGTCAGTTGCAGcctattttctttattcaaatctaCTGGACAACCAATTAAAGAATGCTAAGCAACATCTATTGATTtacttaattgaaaaaaaaaaattaaatataacgaacataaataaatactacttaTGAAGTTCAATATtggtacgaaaaaaaaaacaccggtgagcgtaaaatattactaatacacCAAATCGCCAAACTTACGATACTTATCAAACGTGAAGTAAATTGCACACGCTTATACGATACTTTTCACTGTTATCTTTTTCGAAATTAGCAACACTGAAGTGTTGCAAGCATTTCATAATTCGTTGCACGGAATGtcgtcatttttataaattcatatctagttcattattttataagcatgAATTTAATTACCTATAACTTAATTTATGAAAACGAACaaccatttatttaatttttaatattaaaaaaattaaagcgttatatgaaacgataaaaaaataaaaacataaatttgaaattaacgGTGAAAGATCCTTGTTGCATATTTATCATCATATTTCGGTTCTGTATTTGGTGTAATTTTGTTTCTGTGAACCTGCGCGACCTTCCTTTAAGATCGATGTGTTCTGTTCACTGAGTCACCTTGGGAAGTACAACGTGCACGTGGATCGTAAATTCATAACGAAAAGTAGCTGTATACTtttaactacataaaaaaaacgatggtaattttaaaaataatatatttcatgctgtataataaaatacctttgcTTATCCACCACTGAaagaaatggaaaaaaaattaaataaacatgtatgTAATCATGATGATTCATGCATTAATgacaattattcatattatgcgcttatataatataaaacaacaattatacttcagtaataaatacataatcattattatatattttgcatttaactaagaaatatcaaaataaataaggtaGGTACATAAAGGGTGCGTGATTATAAAGAGCAAATACTATTCGAAAATTAAACACAGCTGTTTTTCCTACACGTGTAACAGTCCGAGGTCATACAGTTATAATGTCACGAACAGAACTATTCATAATTAAACCAATCGACCATAATCTTGGCAATATAACTCACGTACAAGCTATTGCCAATTCGAAAAACTTTTCATCGATATTACACACATCACTAATCGAAAAAAGGGACGGGGAAGTCGTTTTACGGGGCCGTAATCAAAAATCGACCTAAATACGTACCTTTAAGAACTAAAATCTCTTgaaaattaacacaaaacagCTGTATATCTTACAATAGTCGCGGAACCCGTTACacttcacaataaaaaaaaacatctaaagaCTTGTTCTGACTtttacatgtttaaaaaaaaaggtacgtCTACCTGCTAGATCAGCtgattcgaaaataaatatttagcaaaaaaaaaaacatactcatAATTATACCGGATAAATACACTTCAATTTCCACACACtagtattcattaataaataacccacttaaattaaattcgttgcTATATGTTAGAGCGAACTTGCCGTGATAGTATCATTTCAAAACGGTTGTATTATAGCTTCAATACACAGTAAAACCTGTCAATTTAACTTTCTAAAAAGCAGGAACGAAAACGTATAAACGGAAGATATTTACAGTCTCACGTAAATGCGGAAACGTCGCGATCATAATGCAGAGAAATCTTAACATATGTTCAAACAAGTgtctaaataaaacaaagagttTTACCTTATTAGCAGCAAGCAAATTCGTCTATCTCCACACTATTACACCTGCGCTATAATATAACACTCCGATAATCGTTTCTTTTTCTCTTTAAACACATTATTGCACAATTAACAATAAGTCCTGAGCGTATACGCTGtccaaatatgttatttaaaacaaaaatgttttcgtcACAAAGCGGGCGTCCACTCACCGCCCGCTGCCATCaagaactaaaaaaaatgtcagcTGGGCTAAGTACGTTCTCATTGGTAAATCGATTGAAATTCCCTGGAACACACATTAAACTTTACATCTGTCTTGCTTTATCATATTTTCTCTCGCTCACACAGCCACAAATATTCCCGATTTTAACATCatccaattaatattaaacattaaaaagtgcaaaataatatttttttcgtacatTACTTTGtttctgatataattttatgttaaaatatagctGAGATTTTCCATTTCGAATCATATGGAAGACAAAGCAATCTGTCAACATTTTACGTAGTTATATTGACATTTTCAAAACCTGTTTCTATTGGTCCCCGCACAGCTGTTTTTGACGCCTGTTCTACAatgatataataacattaattaaatctaGATGGCAGCACTTTCTGAATACCaacaagttataataataataatttaaacagcaTTGTACAaataacaagtttattttattaattttaatttacttagtaTTCCTTTTTCGAACAACGATTTCgaggataaaattaaaatgttgctAATTTGACACAATGATGTCATGAATATAGACTTTAGTATGATTCCTAGCATTTGCGTTGGCATAGCAACGGAATATTGTTTAATGACAGTGATTGTTAGCCAGTCGCcattatgattataattgaCTTCAAGCactcttaatttattataccaaCTTAAGTctctaatgtaaataattcttaagtaAATAGCACTTTTCACTACCAAAATTATTGTATCTTTTAGaagcaaaatattatacataattcaattaatttctcTTGTGATTAGTGAAGTGATTACTAAGATTTCATTATACCATTCATAAATATGGATTCATTAGATCTCGTAGCACGGGAAAATGAATTCAAGAAGTTAAATAAGCAATTAGAAAAGAAAACGGAAAGCCTAATGAAAGAAATTGAACAAGTAATGGTAGGTGTTATATATTGCTTCTAATGGTGACTGTAACTGCTGGATTGTGCTAGCGTTCTTGatattaaacacatttattctactgccaagcaccaataatataatattagtactgttgtgttccggtttaaatggtGAAGTGTAAATAGGtgctaaaaataacaaaataacaaagacaTCGTAATTCCCGAGGTTGGTTGGTTGGAGGGATAGTCAATCAGTCATCCTTCTGCCTTTATCCCAATTTGATTCAGGGTCGGCGCAGTATGTCTTAACGAGGGATAGTCATACAATGCTTACTTTCCTTTTTTTACTTTAGGATATTTAATACAATGCTTAACTTGATGGgcagtggttaccacttaccaagaggtggcccatttttaaatcaattttaaaattggtatttttgattataatttatttaaaacaagttaGTCATTAACAAAAAGCAATAACGACTTCACAAATTCTTAATACATATTGTAAGACAAATTGATTCATAACCTTTTTAAGGAATTATATTAGTGTCTGTCTTAATCAGAACTCATGATGGCTTCACACGGgtaaaatatgcaaaattaatGATGGCAAACATACACAGACaagataaacttttatttaaaagaatgagattctgtataaaaaatattagtatattctATAAGGTGTGtccataacattttattaattaattaattatttttattcacagcAAAAGCAAGATATATTTTCAGAATTCTCTCACAACCTCACTCTGAGCCCCGCTCACAGACAAACGAACAAACATTGCTGTGAAGTGCAAAAAGTATCAACAGAGAGcaaagaaattgtaaataacacCAAAAAAAATAGACCTCCAagcaaaaataaaccaaaaataatttcaaatttagaaaccAAAGACAAAtctaattttgaaaatggaacagtAGAAAACACACAAGACTCAGATAAGACTAGAGGAAAACCATGTTGCTGCCTTTTATCTAATAACAGAAGAACAGATGATGATTTGgaatttttatatgcttttGTATCTGTTAGCGTTAAGGATAAAATATTACCTGAATCATTTGTAAAGGGTAAGATTTCTTATCAATTTATTGCCCAAAAACTTCCTAGCCCATGTTATTTACAAGAACTGTtacaaatacttaaattatatgcaaataaatatcTCTTATCATGATAAATTAGTTTGAGAGtgcttattaataattcataatgcttgtttatttgttttatctttggtaattagtaaagaaaaataacagcCCATAACAATACTTTGAACCAGCCTGCTTTGATTGTAGGAATGATTTTTAGCatgcatttttatatacacCATGCTGTAATTTGGTTTACACATACAGTTTATCCAACATAGCTAGCCTTACCCTGGTTCAgcttgagataaattataataaaaaactttaccaCTGGATCCGTGGTGATTCTCCAGTATTTAATTCactatttttagttaataatcCCATGTTCTACTGGATGAGTTATATCAGATCTATGATAATTAAGAATCATGATGTCTAGAAGTAAATTATATTGCTGTCGAATAAGGTTTTATGTATACAATGCTTTTGTATACAACCTGTAGTTGTTtgatgcaaaaaaaaacaccatgtagataatatttaaaatgagtttTACTTGAAAAGCTTTCTGTGAGCATGTCTGTGTAGGTATCACATACTCATCCCAAATTTTACCACCCAACAgtaatattcagtattgttgggGGGAGTGAGCCGGAGTTAAAATGAACACAGGAGATGTAACATATTTCTTGTCATGGTTattggtgcattggtgatgtatgggATGTTTGATGTTTATTACACTGTCAATGGCtataatgaccacttaccataaattACCTgagagttttaaatttaaaaatatttgagtaaAAGCATTGTGGGAATTGTACttgtaaatttacttaaatggcttgatttgattgatggattactttattttgaaatatatgtgtgtatatgtgtattaatatatatttatttggtatttaacTTTCATTTTCTACTACTAACAACCTCTCCTGGTGGTTTCAACCATTTGGGTGGTAGACAATGTAATTTTAAGTCCACTTTTAGTTCTATTTCATGTTATTGTGCaatgtactatatataaattaacacaagTAAACATATCAGTGTCAGaggtcaaaataatataactaggTCATAAAggaattaacattattaatatatctcgattaatttatatatgtaattggtctatatttacatatagttCTACTTATGTATCAGAAGTTTATACCAAAAAAGCAGCATATAACAGGTTttagacataacatacatatataattgtatttaactaacatgactgtatttttagatgttaaaaaagagtaactactgagtttcttgtcggttcttctcggtagaatctacattccgaaccggtgtaactttactttaaatagtttgttaaatgacgattcaaaagtgcttgttaaagcctacttgaataaagcatatattttatttgatttgatttagtaaacatataatgtttttatgagtaataaattatatcaagatCTATCCATCTGTTAAGTTAGATAGTAATCTTtgaattttctttgttttacacTAGTCGTTGCCCTCGGTTTGTTCGCTTTTTAGGAATTAGTTGtcggtgttaggcataaaaaaagtCGCATATATCCTTTCCATGAGgttaagcttgcttcgtaccgaattttaatttatcatcctATTCTTCCTAAATTgcacttaatgttataaatgcaaaagaaactctgtctgtccgtctgtctgttgctctttcaaaccactgaaccgaattttataaaatttgggttttttttatgtgatctgtggcaaacgagcaggaggctcatctgatggaaagtgacgaCCACCGTCCGTCCGTTCCACACAGTGGTTGTGCGAGTCAGgatatgtcttaaaaatcgcgctgttttgGATTTTGTGGATTCgctatgaagcaaacttgaactctaaggaCAACGGCTTCTTTTTATGTCTATGATATGATGACCAACCCCTATAACGCGAGCGAAGACGCAGGCGATAACtacttttatatagaataatgttaaagtaatatatttaataataatattatgttattaattataatatcttaagaCATAACGCCGTGTCTAAGGTTGCTCGACCATTGATATTTTTCAGATAAAGTAACAACAGAAAATGTATGTAAGTTTCTATCAGCCAAAGTGAAACTAATGCAAGAACAAATTGACAAACTACAGAGTACCATAAACAagaaggtaattttttttatattttttctaaatttcgaCGTTTAAATGCCACACGATAGTGTGTTCCTTTCCCCAAACATTCTTACACCGTGAGTGAGCTGCAAGTCTTCACCTCATTACTCTGGAATGTAGTATTAAGAAGTAAAATATTGCCTATTGCTACtgcgaaggtttggagcatattccaacacgctgctccaatgagggttgatgaaatacacatgtggcaaaatttcatgcaagttgcctcacgatgttttccttcaccaccgagcacgagatgaattataaacacaaattaagcacatgaaaatccagtggtgcctgcctgggtttgaacccgaaatcgacggttaagatgcacgcgttctaaccaagaACTGTTGATGTTGTTATGAAAAataagaagtaacgacggcaccacaaacacaacaagacaacatagaaaactaatgaacttctTCAATATCggctcggagtggcgtacccatgaaaaccggtgtacacactactcgaccatggaggtcgtcatattagtataaattaatttaaaatggagGGGGTGGGGGCATTGTATTGTGATTAGATCTATACACTTATGTGTTTAATTAACAGATAAAACAATGCGAGGGGCACATGACACACATCGCTGAGCTGGAAAGCGAACGTCTAACGCTTAGGAATCGAGCAAACACCATGAAATCCGAAACAGCCGATATGAAGGCCAAGTACGCTGTGATCCAGAATCGTCTCGACGTAAGTGTATTTGCGTGCAACATAACTCGATGCTAGGGCTAGCAGGGCCGGACTGTAGGTTTAGGGGGCCCGGAGCTAACACTAcataggggcccacctaagacatatccgaacgtagacttgaattaaattaattgaatgggtttgattaattgcggGACTCGCatggctgcaaaccatacgatctgtttaaattaataaaattatggattctttcgcattatcgtctattcttgactttgacttgacttagctagGCCCCCTTGAATCGACGGGGcgctgggctgaagcccaaaaagccatatagtGTCTTCGGCCCTGGGTACCACTCTCTCATCAGATCAAACCACCAAACCGAAATAGTATTGTTGatttcttgttttaattaattataattcaaggaAGCAACTGTCTGTTATTGACTCAAGAAGAATTAGAAGGGGGATAGGGAACAGCTGGCTACAAATTATCCTTGATACACCATTAACTAAGCGAGAGTTTCTATAGGTTAACATAACAGATTGGCAAATGgctcacctgatgataagtggacCATAGACATcggtattgtaagaaatatgtattattattattattatatgttctcgtcgtgtctgtagttacactggctcactgcccttcaaaccggaacacgacaatactgaaTGTTCCAGTTTCAcgatagaatatgtaatgagtcTGGTACTTGTggtgacttggtggtagggctttgggcaagcccgtctgggtaggtaccacccactcgtcagatattctaccgccaaacagcattagtattgttgtgttccggtttgaagggtgagtgagccagtgtaactacaggcataagggacatactatcctagttcccaaagtttggggcgcattggtgatgtaaggaatggttaatatttcttacagcgccattgtctatgggcggtggtgatcgcttgccatcaggtggcccatttgctcgtccgcctacaccACCGAGTTACAtagaaatatagtttaaaataagtaacccggtataataatatcatgcaagtattttaaatatatgttatataggaAAAGGATCGCCTTTATAAGGAACAGAGAAGCGACTCGGACAGACTGACGTCGGAACTGAAACATCTCAGAAGTAAAAACGTAAATCTCGAAGCCCGATGCGCGTCACAGGAGGAATTGATATCGAATCTCAAACGGCAAGTGGAAACTGCGAAATTGTCCGAAAaggtaaatatatttgacgGCGTGTCTATGGGAGGAGTCTTGTTACTGGTTTGTGAATGGCGTCTGTGGTACAGGGGCggccattttgtttttgtttaggAGGGAATCAAAAGTCAACAGCGCGCCGTGACAGCGGCGATTCGATATCTAGTATTTAATTGTTGGAATATTGAtttatgatatttgttaaataagatTAACAATTTTGTGAATTACTCAAACATATGTCGTTATATATCGTTATAtatcattggttggcggacgagcatatgggccacctgatggtaagtggtcaccaccgcccatagacaaaggcgctgtaagaaatattaaccattccttacatcacctatgcgccaccaacctcgggaactaagatgttatgtcccttgtgcctgtgattacactggctcactcacccttctagccggaacacaacaatacagagtactgttatttggcggtagaatatcaaaagTACAATGACCATGATGAATGTCGATGAGGATCATCCTCAcactttataaacaaaatgcgtataaaacaattatataaatattattattttaaatgcctgcgattaaatatatatttttctatagttACGCTATAAATAGGTGACGAcctcgaggtcccgggttcgattcccggccgagtcgatgtaaaaaaaagttcattagttttctatgttgtcttgggtctgggtgtttgtggtgccgtcgttacttctgattttccataacacgagtgctttagctacttacattgggatcagagtaacgtatgtgatgttgtccaatatttatttattatcatttattaaatattgactgAAATATTCGTTAAAGGATAATTAGTTTCGTTCCGAAAGTGCGTCTTACAAAATCCATACTACATTTTGTAAGGTAACCCCCTTCTCCCTTTTATAAGCTGCGCCATCTTGGTTACTTAACAtgcgttttaattaattattatttacaggaTTTCCGAGACTCGACACGATCTCTGGCTACATCGCACCAAAATTCCATAACACGCTTAGaaggaaaaattaaaacgttatcAACGCACATAGACAGACAGACGTCGCTTATAGAAAACTTGAAAAAACAAAACGCCCTCCTCCTCGCCGAGGGAGCTGTGAAGGCTTTGGAGACTGAATATTGTGAATTTTTAAATCAGGACTTATgatcattcaataaaataatgataataaaagttttttttttttttaataaagtatacattgtgcctaatcatttaaaaaaatatatctttgtttttttttttttgctggaaAGGCGTATGCTTTAcatttagctttaaatttaattcaaaagtttCAAAAGTCCTAGCAAGAgcctactttattatatattttgattacatacttatatattttatatgaaacaacCGAAATCAAGATATGGTTTCTGGTCTTTTTAGTTCAAAGCCATAGATATAATGACCCTGGCAAAAGTCTTATTATGAAGGTTttcgggttttttttttagcattagcagccagtaaattttcctctccatttgaggagaaggtttggagcttattccactacgctgctccaatgcgtgttggcggaataaaaatgtggcagaatttcgtttaaattagacacatgcaggtttcctcacgatgttttccttcaccgccgagcacgagatgaattataaatcacgtggtgcctgccttggcttgaacccgaaatcatcggttaagatgcacgcgttctaaccactgggccatctcgactcggtAGTTCGGtacaaaattgatattttaaaaataaaaacgatactAGCGATGCCCcattttaatgaattacaaattatttaccaaataaGACTGAAGGTTGTGCTGGAACTTAGAATTGTGCCAGTCTAAAGTGGAGACGACAAGAcccaaactcaaattcctttattcaatatagaagcattacacttacttattgatagtcaaatttaacactaccaccggttcggaaaagaaaataaccggcgaaagaaactcggcTCAAGGTGTCAGGAtagaacctgcgactttttacgtCGTATGTAAAATACTATGGTTACCATAACATCGTCTCGACTTTTAAACTAC
This genomic interval from Vanessa atalanta chromosome 27, ilVanAtal1.2, whole genome shotgun sequence contains the following:
- the LOC125074139 gene encoding testis-expressed protein 9-like, with product MDSLDLVARENEFKKLNKQLEKKTESLMKEIEQVMQKQDIFSEFSHNLTLSPAHRQTNKHCCEVQKVSTESKEIVNNTKKNRPPSKNKPKIISNLETKDKSNFENGTVENTQDSDKTRGKPCCCLLSNNRRTDDDLEFLYAFVSVSVKDKILPESFVKDKVTTENVCKFLSAKVKLMQEQIDKLQSTINKKIKQCEGHMTHIAELESERLTLRNRANTMKSETADMKAKYAVIQNRLDEKDRLYKEQRSDSDRLTSELKHLRSKNVNLEARCASQEELISNLKRQVETAKLSEKDFRDSTRSLATSHQNSITRLEGKIKTLSTHIDRQTSLIENLKKQNALLLAEGAVKALETEYCEFLNQDL